The following is a genomic window from Geminicoccaceae bacterium.
AGAACGGGGCGATACTCAAGCCCAATGTCCATGCGAGCTACAAGTACGATGTCATCGGCGATTCCGCCGATACGTCGGCCAGCTTCACCGCAGGCGGTTCCACCTTCGACACGAAGGCCCTCGATCCGGCAGACTCGACGTTCCAGGCTGGGGTCGGCCTGAAACTGATCGAAACGAACGGTTGGGATGTGACCGCCAACTATGATTATACCTTCAAGTCCGATTACGACTCCCATTCGGGATTTCTTCGCGTCGCGTACGAGTTCTGAAGGTCCTGACACGGATTGATGAAAACCCCGGCTCGAAAGGCCGGGGTTTTTGCATTTACGGGTGCTGTTGCAGTCTCGCGGCTACCCTTTTCGTGCCTGCTCCAGCAGCCAGTCGAGAAAGGCCACCGCCGCGGGCTTGGACAGTGCACGTGGCGAGAGAGTGACGAAATAGGCCGTATCCAGGTCGATGACGGCATCGGGCCATGGCGCGAGCGCTCCCTGTGCGACGAGGTCGCCGGTGATCGACCGCCAGCCCAGAACGAGACCGCGGCCATCAAGAGCCGACTGGACCGCATGGACGTAATTGTCGAAGGTCTGGCCTCCCCCGGCGGATCCGGTCAGGCCGCGATGGCCCAGATAGTCTTCCCAGCTTGCCCAGTGTGGATTGTGCGTACTGCGTACATGGATGAGCGGGGCCCGTTCGAGCAGCGTGCCGGCGGCAAGCAGCCGCCCGACCAGTGCGGGATGGCCCACGGGGCCGATGCGCTCATCGAACAGCCGGACGGTCCTGCCATCGTTCCACTTGCCGGTGCCGTAGCGCAGGGCGAGGTCGATGCCGGACGACAGCGTGGGCAGATCCGTCGGCGGCGCCTGCACGTTGACCGGAAAATCCGGATGAAGAGCGTAGAATTCCGGCAGTCTGGGCATCAGCCAGTAGGTCGCCATGCCGAGCGTGCACCCGACCGTCAATTGCCGCGCATCCGCCTTCCCGACGGCCCGTATGTCGTCGATGACCGTGGCGATCAGCCCCAGCCCCTCGCAGGTCGCCTGAGCCAGCATCTGTCCGGCATCCGTGAGCCGCGCCGGGCGGGTCGTCCGGTCCAGCAGCGAAGCGCCCACATGGTCTTCCAGCGCCTTGAGCGTCTGGGTCACGGCCGCCTGGGTGACGTTGAGCCAGGCGGCCGCGGCACGCATCGACCCGAGGCGCGCCACCGCCTCGAAGGTCGCCAGCAGGCGCAGCGGAGGCAGTCGATCCATAACTTAACCTGCAACTTAACTTGATGTCAGATTTATCGGCCTGTTGCACGGCCGGAATCAAGCACAAGATGCGATCACCGAACCGGCTCGCGGAGCCATGAATTCGTGGAGGCATCGTGGATCATCATCAGTTGGAGACCAGTTCGACGGTACAGCTTGGCGAAAAGGGACTGACGCTCCCCCTGAACGGCGGTCGTACGGGATATTTCAACTATTACTGGCTGCGCGACAATTGCCCTTCGTCATTCGACGACGAAACGCGCGAACGGGTGTTCGACATCTTCCACGAGGCGGAACCTCCGCGACCGGCGTCAGCGCAGGTCGAGGGCGACCGGCTGGTCATCCGCTGGCAGGGTGACGGCCATGTCTCCCGTCTGCCGCTGGCCCTTCTCGAAACCCATGCCGACGGCCGGCCTCGCCCCGACCCGGCGGATCTGCCGCGACGGCCGTGGCATGGCGATCACTATCCCGACATAGCCAGATTTTCCCAACCGGCACTGATGACCGATCGAGGACTGGTGGCAGACTGGATCAAGGCGCTCATCGTCGAGGGCGTGGCCATCGTCACCGACATGCCGGACAGTGACGAGGGACTGACGGAGACCGTGCGATTGATCGGCCAGGTGCGGCCGACCTTCTTTGGCGACTATTTCGATGTCCGGGTCCATATCAAGCCGACGAACCTCGCCTACACGGCAAAGGCCCTGGAGCTGCATACGGACGTGCCGGCGGAAGAGAGCGCGCCGGGCGTACAGTTCCTGCATTGCCGGGCCAACAGCGTGGAAGGCGGCGGCAGCCTGTTCGCCGATGGAATGGCGGTGGCCAACGACTTCCGGGTCATCGACCCCGAGGGTTTCCGCCTCCTGTCGGAAATCGACATACCGTTCTATTGCGAACATGACACCTATGACATGCGCGCCCGCCAGCGGGTGATCGAGCTCGACGCGAAGGGCGAGGTCAGCGGCCTCACCATCAGTCAACACCTGGCGGATGTCTTCGACCTGTCACAAAAGCAGCTGGACGATTACTACCCTGCCTTCTGCCGGTTCGGCAGAATGCTCCAGGACAGGAAATACGTCATGCAGTTCCGCTTGCAGGCCGGGGAATGCATCACCTTCGACAACCACCGCATCGTCCATGGCCGGGCCGCCTATTCTGCCACCAGCGGCGAACGCTACCTGCGCGGGACTTACGCCGATCGTGCGGAAATGCGCTCGACCTACCGGACCATCACCAGCCCCGGCCGCCTTGCCCCTGCATCCGGACGTGCGGCATAGCGACCCGAACGGGGCGCCGGCTCATACCCATGATCGCCGGTCGCCCCTCGGGCCCGCTCAGCCGCCGGCGAGCTTCTCGGCGATGCTCTCCGACCAGACGCAATAACCGGGATTGCGGCCGCCGATGATGGCCATCAGCACATTTTCGCGGTCACCCATATTCTCGAAACTGCGCATGACGCCCGATGGCACCGATATGCCATCGAAGGTATCCAGTTCGGTGGAATGTTCGCCATTCGTGCCCCAACGGACCTTCCAGCGGCCGGTCATGGCGATGAAGACCTCCTCGCTGTCATGGCTGTGCAGCGCCGCCCCCTGCCCCGGCTCGGCCCGGATGTAGTCGATGTGGAAGTTCTCGGCAGCCTTGACCGCCTTGAAGATCTTCTCATCCGAGGTACCGACCCCCAGCGCCCCGTAAAGCACACGCCTGTGCCCGGGAATGGCCGCATCGAGGAAGGCGTTGGGCGATCCTTCGAGACGGTCGTAGCGCCAGACCCGCGCCTCCATCTCCTCGGTGGAAATCGGCCTGGACTTGCCGATATGGGCTCCCAGTCTCTCATCGAGCCGCACGTCGATTTCTTCACGCATGGATAGGTACTCCCCTTTTCAGCGCGATTACTGCCAAAGTTGTCTGCCCGCGATATCGGCCCCTTCGCGCATGGCCCTGAACTTGGCCCAGACGATGTCGGGATCGACAAGGCCATCGCCGGCGAAGGTCGAAAACCCGCAATCCGATCCGGCCATGACCCGCTCGCGCCCGACAATGCCGGCAAAGCGCAGCAGCCGCTCGGCGACCAGTTCCGGGTGTTCGATGTAATTGGAACAACTGTCGATCACCCCCGGACAGAGAATCTTGTCATCAGGGATCGCTACGTCTTTGAAGACCTTCCACTCATGCGCATGACGCGGGTTGGCTGCCTCGAACAACAATGTCGACGGGCGCGCCATCAATACGATGTCGATGATCCTCGACAGGGGAATGTCATGGTGATGCGGACCTTCATAGTTCCCCCAGCACAGATGCATGCGCATGCGCTCCGGCGGCAGGCCGGCCAGCGCCGCGTTCAGGATCTCGACATGGCGCCGGGCATGGTCGAGGAAGGTCTTCTCGTCATCGTCCCTGAAGATCGTGTGGCGCCCCATGCCGAGATCCGGGCAGTCGATCTGCAGATCGAAGCCCGCCTCGATGATGGCCGCATATTCATGACGCATGGCAGCGGCAACCGCTTCGAGATAATCCTCGTGTGAGGGGTAGTAGCGGTTGGGCTGGAAGATCGCGACGACGCCGGGCGAAGGCGCATTCATGAACGCACCGGACGGCCGGACCGCATCGACGGCGTGACGCAACCGGCGCAGATCATCCTCCAGCGGTTTCGTATTCACCACCTCGACCGGACCGATACAGGCCGGTCTGGGCAGCGGCAGCGCATCCCTGCGCCGTTCGGCGAGCTTCTTCACATAGCCCGGGAACTCGGCCAGATCGCCGCCGGGAATGCGCGGACTGTCCCCGTCGAAGCCGCTGAGACGGTCCGAGAGGTAGTTGGCATAACCCAGCTTGGCAAACTCGCCATCGGAAACGAGGTCGATGCCGCATTCCACCTGCCGCGCCACCACGGCATCGACAGCTGGCGCCAGGACGGTGTCGAAGGCCCCGTCATCGACGGGATTGCCCTCGATCTTGCGGCGCAGGAGGCCACAGACATTGTCGGGTCTCGGCAGCGAGCCGACATGGGTGATGCGGATACGGTCGGTCATGGTCATCCTTTCACCGAACCTGCGGTGAGGCCGGCGATGATCTGGCGGGCGGCGAAGAAGGTGAAGAGCAGGGGGGGAATGATGATGAGCGTGCCCATGGCCATGATGCGCCCCCATTCCACACCCGTGTCGGTGATGAATCCGGCGGCGGCCACCGGCAGGGTGCGCGAGTTGCGCCCGGTCAGCAACAGGGCGAGAACGAATTCGTTCCAGGCAATCCTGAAGGTGAAGATCGCTGCCACCGCATAACCCGACTTCATCAGCGGCATGAGGATCCTGAAGAACACCTGCAACGGGGAAGCGCCGTCGACAATGGCCGCCTCCTCCAGTTCCACGGGAATCTGCTTGTAGAAGCCGAACAGCAACCAGATGCAGAAGGGCAGGTTGAGAGCCGTGTAGAAGAAGATCAACACCGCATAATCATTGTCGATGCCGAAATTCAACACCATGGCGAAGGCCGGAATGGCGAGAACGGCCGGCGGCATCATCCGCAGCATCAGCGTGCTGTTGGCCAGCAGCCGGCGCCCCTTGAATTCGGTACGGGCCAGGGCATAGGCGCAAAAGCCGCCCAGCAGCAGGGTCAGCACCGTCGAAACGCCGCCGATGATGACCGAATTGGTCAGGTAGCGATCGAATTTGCCCCGACCCATGAGATAGTCGTAGTTGTCCATGGTCGGCGTGAAGAAGAACCACACGGGCTTGCCGTCGAAGATCAGCACCTGATCCTTGAAGCCGGTGGAGACCATGATCCAGATCGGCGTCAGGCACAGCAGCGAGAGGACGATCAGCACCGTGTAGTGCAGCATCTTCCGGCTGGATGAATTCGGCATCAGACGTCACTCTTGTCGCGCATGGGGTTGCCCACGGTCAGGATCGTCAGGCTCATCAGCGATACGATGACGATGAGCAGGACGGCTATGGCCGATGCATAACCCAGTTGCTGGGCGTTGAACGCGCGGTTGTAGATGTGCAGGGACAGCAGCTCGGTGGCCCGGCCCGGCCCACCGCCGGTCATGATGTACATGACCTCCATGCCGCGGAACACGTCGATGAGGCGCATGAGCAGGGCGATCACGAGGATCGAGCGGATCATCGGCAGCTTGATGAGGAAGATCTGCTGCCAGCCATTGGCGCCGTCGATGCGCGCGGCTTCAAGCACGTCCGACGGGAGGGCCTGCAGCCCGGCAATGACGATGATGAAGATGAACGGCGTCCACTGCCAGATATCGGTGAAGACGATGGCGAAGAAGGCCAGATCGGCCTCGCCCAGCCAGACCTGCGGCTCGATGCCGATCATGCCCAGATAGTAGTTGACCCAGCCCGCACGGGCATCGAACAGGTAGCGCCAGATGAGCCCCACCACCACGGGCGACACCATGAGCGGCAGGATGAAGATGGTGCGGAACACCGAAGCCCCGCGAATGGGCCTTTCGAGCAGCAGGGCCAGGGCCACGCCCAGCGCCATCTCGATGCTGATCGTCCAGAAACCGAAGCGCACGGTCACCCACAGCGATTCGAACACGTCCGGATCGGCGAGCATCCGCACGTAATTCCCCCAACCGACATATTCCGCATCTGAATATTGTTGGCCGATCTGCCAGTTCAGAAAGCTGAGATAGATGGCATCGCCAACCGGGTAGAGCAATCCC
Proteins encoded in this region:
- a CDS encoding LysR family transcriptional regulator, translated to MDRLPPLRLLATFEAVARLGSMRAAAAWLNVTQAAVTQTLKALEDHVGASLLDRTTRPARLTDAGQMLAQATCEGLGLIATVIDDIRAVGKADARQLTVGCTLGMATYWLMPRLPEFYALHPDFPVNVQAPPTDLPTLSSGIDLALRYGTGKWNDGRTVRLFDERIGPVGHPALVGRLLAAGTLLERAPLIHVRSTHNPHWASWEDYLGHRGLTGSAGGGQTFDNYVHAVQSALDGRGLVLGWRSITGDLVAQGALAPWPDAVIDLDTAYFVTLSPRALSKPAAVAFLDWLLEQARKG
- a CDS encoding TauD/TfdA family dioxygenase, which encodes METSSTVQLGEKGLTLPLNGGRTGYFNYYWLRDNCPSSFDDETRERVFDIFHEAEPPRPASAQVEGDRLVIRWQGDGHVSRLPLALLETHADGRPRPDPADLPRRPWHGDHYPDIARFSQPALMTDRGLVADWIKALIVEGVAIVTDMPDSDEGLTETVRLIGQVRPTFFGDYFDVRVHIKPTNLAYTAKALELHTDVPAEESAPGVQFLHCRANSVEGGGSLFADGMAVANDFRVIDPEGFRLLSEIDIPFYCEHDTYDMRARQRVIELDAKGEVSGLTISQHLADVFDLSQKQLDDYYPAFCRFGRMLQDRKYVMQFRLQAGECITFDNHRIVHGRAAYSATSGERYLRGTYADRAEMRSTYRTITSPGRLAPASGRAA
- a CDS encoding cupin domain-containing protein, whose product is MREEIDVRLDERLGAHIGKSRPISTEEMEARVWRYDRLEGSPNAFLDAAIPGHRRVLYGALGVGTSDEKIFKAVKAAENFHIDYIRAEPGQGAALHSHDSEEVFIAMTGRWKVRWGTNGEHSTELDTFDGISVPSGVMRSFENMGDRENVLMAIIGGRNPGYCVWSESIAEKLAGG
- a CDS encoding cobalamin-independent methionine synthase II family protein, producing the protein MTDRIRITHVGSLPRPDNVCGLLRRKIEGNPVDDGAFDTVLAPAVDAVVARQVECGIDLVSDGEFAKLGYANYLSDRLSGFDGDSPRIPGGDLAEFPGYVKKLAERRRDALPLPRPACIGPVEVVNTKPLEDDLRRLRHAVDAVRPSGAFMNAPSPGVVAIFQPNRYYPSHEDYLEAVAAAMRHEYAAIIEAGFDLQIDCPDLGMGRHTIFRDDDEKTFLDHARRHVEILNAALAGLPPERMRMHLCWGNYEGPHHHDIPLSRIIDIVLMARPSTLLFEAANPRHAHEWKVFKDVAIPDDKILCPGVIDSCSNYIEHPELVAERLLRFAGIVGRERVMAGSDCGFSTFAGDGLVDPDIVWAKFRAMREGADIAGRQLWQ
- a CDS encoding carbohydrate ABC transporter permease yields the protein MLHYTVLIVLSLLCLTPIWIMVSTGFKDQVLIFDGKPVWFFFTPTMDNYDYLMGRGKFDRYLTNSVIIGGVSTVLTLLLGGFCAYALARTEFKGRRLLANSTLMLRMMPPAVLAIPAFAMVLNFGIDNDYAVLIFFYTALNLPFCIWLLFGFYKQIPVELEEAAIVDGASPLQVFFRILMPLMKSGYAVAAIFTFRIAWNEFVLALLLTGRNSRTLPVAAAGFITDTGVEWGRIMAMGTLIIIPPLLFTFFAARQIIAGLTAGSVKG
- a CDS encoding sugar ABC transporter permease; this translates as MNLADSRQWAPYAFILPAVIVMAVGLLYPVGDAIYLSFLNWQIGQQYSDAEYVGWGNYVRMLADPDVFESLWVTVRFGFWTISIEMALGVALALLLERPIRGASVFRTIFILPLMVSPVVVGLIWRYLFDARAGWVNYYLGMIGIEPQVWLGEADLAFFAIVFTDIWQWTPFIFIIVIAGLQALPSDVLEAARIDGANGWQQIFLIKLPMIRSILVIALLMRLIDVFRGMEVMYIMTGGGPGRATELLSLHIYNRAFNAQQLGYASAIAVLLIVIVSLMSLTILTVGNPMRDKSDV